CTCCAGAAGAGCCTCAATCAATTGTCCTGGCGTGCGGTATTCCATGTGTGATCCCCGTAGCGATTCCGCGTTTTATATCAGTTTTCCCAAAAGGGCAAACTGACCTTTATGCTTGCATATTCTGATGGGCCAGCTAGAACAGCGTCATGAACAAGCTGACCATCGAAGAGCGCGCAAAAATCCTCCACCTTCTTTGCGAAGGCATGAGCATCCGCGCCATTACGCGGCTGACCGGCGCGAGCAAGAACACCGCCTCGAAGTTGCTGATCGACGCGGGCAAGGCGTGCGCCGCGTATCACGACGCCAACGTGCGCGACGTGAAAGCGAGCCGGGTGCAGGTCGATGAAATCTGGTCGTTCACCTACGCCAAGCAAAAGAACGTCGCGAGCGCGAAGGCCGCGCCGGACGCTGCTGGCGATACGTGGACGTGGACCGCGCTCGACGCTGACAGCAAGATGATCGTGTCCTATCTCGTTGGTGGTCGCGATGCGGAATACGCCATGGGGTTCATGGACGATCTGGCAGCGCGCCTTGCCAACCGCGTGCAGCTGACCAGCGACGGACACCGCGCCTATCTTGAGGCAGTCGAGGGCGCATTTGGATGCGACGTGGACTATGCGCAGCTGGTCAAGATTTACGGTCCCACGCTCACGGCACCCGGCCGCTACAGCCCCGCCGAATGCACTGGCGCGAAGAAAATCCGCGTCGAGGGAAGCCCTGATATCGCGCATGTTTCGACCAGCTACGTCGAGCGCCAGAACCTGACCATGCGGATGCACATGCGCCGCTTCACCCGTCTGACCAACGCTTTCTCAAAGAAGGTCGAGAACCACGCCCACGCGGTCGCGCTGCACATGATGTATTATAATTTCGTCCGCATCCATAAGACGCTGCGCGTGACCCCGGCGATGGCCGCTGGCGTGGCGGATCGCCTTTGGGAGATTGCCGATATTGCGCAGCTGGTCGCGGACGCCGAGGAAGCTCCCAAGAAGCGCGGGCCGTACAACAAGCGGACATAAGACTCGACTCTAGGTTAATAGAGAGTAGCTTCTCTTCTCCCGTCTGGGAGAGGAGAACTAATATGGGGCAATACCGTAAGCGCAACGGCAATGACACGTGGCACTGGTGCTCAAATTGCAGCAATTACCCGACCAGCGGGTATACAACGAGTCCCGGGAAGCCAAGCTCTGGTGAGCTTTGCAACGAATGCCAGTCCAAGCAAAAGGCTGGCACCTGTAGCTAAAGGGCCACTCGGTTTTTCACGGAAAACTCAAAAACCGCTTTGTCACCAGCGAAGCAAAGTTCGCCGAGGCTAGAGGCGTATTCGACGCCGCGTGCCTCGGCGAACGCATCGAAGCAAAAAAGGCATAAGGCCGCGCCGTCAAAGGCGCTGGGTACAACCTTGCCCCATATCTCATCCGGTACATGGAAGTTAAATTTGTCTGGCCGCTGACAGAAGCGGCAGCGCTGGCGACCGTTCGCGTTCATGCGACCCTCACTTTTTCAAACTGACCACTACCCGCGGTCGGCATCTGATGACTGTTCTCTTTTTGTTCTCTAATATGACCGGATGCGACTCGGCCATGAC
The window above is part of the Sphingomonas sanxanigenens DSM 19645 = NX02 genome. Proteins encoded here:
- a CDS encoding IS1 family transposase; this translates as MNKLTIEERAKILHLLCEGMSIRAITRLTGASKNTASKLLIDAGKACAAYHDANVRDVKASRVQVDEIWSFTYAKQKNVASAKAAPDAAGDTWTWTALDADSKMIVSYLVGGRDAEYAMGFMDDLAARLANRVQLTSDGHRAYLEAVEGAFGCDVDYAQLVKIYGPTLTAPGRYSPAECTGAKKIRVEGSPDIAHVSTSYVERQNLTMRMHMRRFTRLTNAFSKKVENHAHAVALHMMYYNFVRIHKTLRVTPAMAAGVADRLWEIADIAQLVADAEEAPKKRGPYNKRT